One genomic region from uncultured Cohaesibacter sp. encodes:
- a CDS encoding dihydrodipicolinate synthase family protein produces MKHASGLMPACMTIWNDDQTYSKPKMEKYLRWLIDQGAQNLSICGSTGENIAMNPTEQKEIIEHVLGFIDGEVPIYCGTGFYSTINTIDMSKFAQDKGADGLMVILPYYLNPHKKAVMSHFRELRQNVDIPIMVYNNPWFAGYELTPLEVKTLLDEGVVNAIKAAHGDANRVHELRFHCGDKLDIFYGHDYAAMEGMLAGANGWLSGFPAVLPKACRTLMDICITEKDVDKARAQQAKMQPYIDYFFYDKEAGVPHWQEVCKYTLTAQGVDVGLPRHPLGDLDDANKKKIDKLLADLL; encoded by the coding sequence ATGAAACACGCTTCAGGCCTTATGCCAGCATGTATGACGATCTGGAACGACGATCAGACCTACAGCAAACCCAAAATGGAAAAATATCTGCGCTGGTTGATCGATCAGGGCGCGCAGAATCTCTCCATCTGCGGCAGCACCGGCGAAAATATCGCCATGAACCCGACCGAACAGAAAGAAATCATCGAACATGTTCTCGGTTTCATCGATGGTGAAGTGCCCATCTATTGCGGCACAGGCTTCTACTCAACCATCAACACCATCGACATGAGCAAGTTTGCTCAGGACAAGGGCGCCGATGGCCTGATGGTGATCCTGCCCTACTATCTCAATCCGCATAAGAAAGCGGTTATGAGCCACTTCCGCGAACTGCGTCAGAATGTCGATATTCCCATCATGGTTTACAACAACCCATGGTTCGCCGGATATGAACTGACGCCGCTCGAAGTAAAGACCCTTCTGGATGAAGGTGTGGTCAACGCCATCAAGGCAGCTCATGGCGACGCCAACCGTGTGCATGAACTGCGCTTCCATTGCGGTGACAAGCTGGATATCTTCTACGGCCATGACTATGCCGCCATGGAAGGCATGCTGGCTGGTGCCAATGGCTGGCTCAGCGGCTTCCCTGCCGTTCTGCCAAAAGCATGCCGCACACTGATGGACATCTGCATCACCGAGAAAGACGTCGACAAAGCCCGCGCTCAGCAGGCCAAGATGCAGCCATATATCGATTATTTCTTCTATGACAAGGAAGCAGGCGTGCCCCATTGGCAGGAAGTCTGCAAATACACCCTTACAGCGCAGGGCGTTGATGTTGGCCTGCCTCGTCATCCGCTTGGCGATCTGGATGACGCGAACAAGAAGAAAATCGACAAGCTCCTCGCAGATCTTCTCTAG